The Chitinophaga niabensis genome segment TGCCTTTTACGGGGCAGCCAAAATTGATGTCCAGCAGTTCGGGGTTGGTTACATCCACGATCTTCGCTGCCATGGCCAGCCTTTCTTCATCTCCGCCAAACAGCTGTATACCTACCGGCCTTTCTTCGTCAAAGATCTCCAGTTTGCGGCGGCATTTGATGGCATCGCGTATCAGCCCCTCGCTGGAAATGAACTCGGTGAACATGAGGTCTGCCCCGTTGTGCTTGCAGACCACACGGAAAGGAGGATCGCTGACATCCTCCATAGGCGCCAGCAATAACGGAAAATCCGGAAGGGTGATATGATCGATCTTTACCATTTGCGGGCACAAAAGTACGAAAAAAAACAGGGCCGTATGCTTTTGCTACGGCCCTGTTTTTATTAGTAGGTGATATCAGGAAAGCTTTATTTGCCCCAGATGGCGCTGAAGCGCCCATTATCATCGTAGTTCTGTACTTTGATCAGGCGCAGGCCTTCTGAGCTGGCCTGGTTGAACTTAGTCTGGTAAGAAGCGGAGGTCATACCATAGTATGCGGCGTAATTGTTCTTTTTAGGACGCCATACACCACCCACAGTATTGCCATTTACATTGATGCTTTTCAGTTCCCAGTTTTTGTACAGTTCATCGAACTTTTTGTCGAAGTCTGTGCCGGACATGCCATAATAGAGGTAGAAGCCGTTGTCGTTTGGCTTGTTCACAAAAACAGCCGCATGATAACGTTTACCACCTACGGTATAATCCACATGTTCCTGTACATGCCATTTCTTGGTTTCTACATAGTTCTTCCAGGTAGCTCCGAACAATGCATCATCCTGGTTATGTACAGATGCGGCAGACTGGCCGGCGGGTTTCTTTTCCCAGATGGCAGAGAAACGGGGATTGCCGCTGCCGTCTTTGGTAACAGAGATCTGGCGGGGTCGGTAACCTTGTGCGTCGTAAGTGTTAAAGTAAGTTTGGTAGGTAGTGCCGGTCATATAGAAACGTGCATACCATGATCCGGGAATACCCCATTGGAAAGAACCTGCAGCATACAGGGTGCTGCCGCTCTTATCCACACTCACGGTTTGAAGTGCCATGCCCATGCCGGTATAATAGCCCCAGTATTTATTCACGAGGTCCAGCGGAACATTGTGGAAGCTGGGATAGAAGGGTGCAAATAAACGTGCATAAGGGGTAGTGGCATCCAGGTCATAACAATCCACGCCTCCGTGGTTGTAAGAACCATAAGGGTCTACCAGTACCCATTCTCCGCTGTGCCCTGCGCGGGTATCCAACACACGTACTTCAAAATGCAGGTGTACGTTGTAGGAGCGGGTGTTAGCATCTTTAAGTGTGCCATCATCTTTCAGGATCACGCCAATACCTCCGGAGCCGGTGTTTCCTGCATAAGCGAGGAATTGTCCCGCGCTTACATTATCACCTTCTTTTACCGCGATCTTTTGGGTATTGGTACCCCAGCACAAATTGCTGTTGGTACCATTGGTGGCAAATGTTTTGTATTTGCCGGAAGTACCTTTGGCTTTGGCCCTGTCGTTATCATGGCCATTGCGCAAATGAAGATGTGTGCTGCGGTATTTATAACCGTCTGGTGCGGTATGTTCAATGGTAATATAGTTACCACCACCGTTAGACCATTTTACATCAATCACTTTTCCCGGTGCAATGGCGTATACGCCAAAGGTGGGATCTTCATTTTCCGCTACAGATGTTTTGCCATAATCAATGGCACGATGGGCATCTTTCTTGCCATCGCCATCGTTGTCCCAGCTGTAGTAAAAGCCCTGCCAGAGGCCGGTAGTGCTGTTCTTGAAAGGCAGGTACAGTGGCATGTGCGCTTTCACGGAACTGTAAACAGGTTCCAGCGCAGCTTCTACTACCGGTTGTGCACAAACACCCGCACGTTCCATTTTAGCAATGCCCGGTGCATCTGCTTCAATAAAGATCAGTTGTGTGATGGGCTTGATACTACGTGTAGCCGTGAACGATTTAAGCGGGCCTACTTTCATCCGGGCTGGATTTTCATCTCCATCCGGACCTTCGGGAGGAGCTACTGCAGGCCTTTTCACTTTCTGGTAAAGAATTTCGGAAGCATTTTCTTCTTCCTGGGGAATCTGCTGTGCATCAGCATGTAAACAAACAAGAAGGGTCGCCATGGCGAGGAATACGCATTTCATAATCAGTAATTTGGTGTTAACATTAAAATCGGTTGGCAAGCTACCCAGAATAGGAGCGGGGAAAAAACGGGACTTCGTATATGGTATGATTTAACCGATAGCTGGTTGATTTGATCGGTTAACGGGTTAGTTGTTATAACACTTAAGGATTCCTGCCTTTCTCGCCGGGATAGAGTTGTTGCGGTGGATCACTCTGGATCACTTTTTTTGAATCGATGTCCAGCGCAGATAACTTTCCGTAAAAAGCAGCACCTGTATCTACGTTCCAAAGGTTCGCTGCTTTCATGGGGGTGAATTTATTATAGTTAATAGTAGGCGTGTGGCCGATGTAGATCTCATGGAACAACTGTAGCCGGCGGGGATAGAGCAATGAGTTCTTTGACAAACGTTTGTTCATACTGCGGGCTGTTTCCCATAAAGTTCTGTCCCAGAGGAAACTGGTCTCATAACGTTCATGCTCCGGCCCGTGCATGGAAGCAAAACCTGCATGAATGAACAAACGGTTCTTATCATCAATATAAAAAGGCCGCAACCGATTGTAGAACCTGATATGTGCGCTTTTCTCTGCGGTGCTGATCCCTTCATAGCTTGCCACGGTAGACCTTCCGCCGTGAAATAACCACACCGGGTCTGCCGGGTTGCCCATTAACCAGGATTCACACCATTCATCGTGATTGCCTTTCATAAAGATGCAGTTGTACTGTGCATCCAGTTCCATGAGCCGGGAGATCACCTGGGCGGATTGAGACCAGCCATCTACGTAATCTCCGAGAAAGATCAATTTGTCTTCTGCCTTTGGTTTGATCTTTTGTATAAGCTGGTCCAGCGCTTTTAACGCGCCATGAATATCACCGATCACAAACGTTCTTGCCATAAATACATTTACCGGAATGGTGTTAGCAGGGAATAGATAATGGTATCCATAAACCTGCCTTCATAAAACAGGTTCTCTTTAAAATAAGCGTCTTTTGTAAAATTATTCTTTTCCAGCAGTCTGGCGGAAGCAATATTGGCCGGATCTATCAATGCAGCAACGGAGTGTAGCTTCAGGACACGGAAGCCATAATCCAGTACGGCAGCCAAAGCCTCTGCCATAATACCTTTTCCATGCCAGTTATGGTGCAGCAGGTAACCTACTTCACAACGGAGGTTTTCCGCTTCAACATTAAAAAGCCCTATCATCCCTATCAGTTTGTCTTCTTCCTTAACGGTAATGGCCCAGTTAATGGCTTCGTTCCGCTGGATGAGTTCCAGGTTGCTTTGTATTAATGTTTTGGCATCTTCCCTGTTCTTTTGCAAGGGGCGTGGGATGTATTGCATCAGTTCCCTGTTGGAGCGGAGGTAAAACACCTCATCTGCATCGCTTTCCCTTAGCTTCCGGAGCACAAGGCGTTCTGTGGTGAGAACGGGGTAAGGATCAAAGTTTAGCGTTAACATTTATTGAAAATAAGGGAAACCGGGCTAAAAACAAACAGGAGGGGGCAAACATTGCCGGCAGGGTAAAAAAAGGCTGTGAACAATAGTGTTCACAGCCCTGAATAATCTATGGTATCAGCGTGGTAGTACCTGCATTTGTTACAACGCCGGAAGTTACATTCACGTTAATTGTTGAATCCCTGAAAGCAGGCGCCTGTGCATCAAACACTACTTTCCAGCTGCCAGCGTTGAGGCCGCCGAAGAAATAATAACCTGTGAGCACATCAGGAAGCGCCAGTAAAGTATCAGTGTTCTGAATTGCCCATACCTGTGCCAATGCTTCTTTGGGCAGCACAAAACCTTTCAGGCTGCCACCTGTTGCTTCAGCATAAGTGCGGATCACCGGCTTGAGGATGTATTGCCCGCTGTTACCTGCAGTTACTACAGAACGGTTGGCATCAAAGTCGATGTACAAACGGTAAAGGATACCTGCTGTGAGGTCTGCCTTTAGTTTTAGCTTTAACCCGGACTGCTGGGCGGAAGGCGTTTTCAGCTCATGTTCCACCCCTGCTATCACCACTGAATTATTGGGACCAAGTATTAGCCTGATCTGGTTGATGCGGCCTGCAGGTACTTCCATATCTGCCAATACAGTATCTATTCCATTTCTGAAATCCAGCAGATTGTAAATGCCGGGATGTAGCATCGGTAATTCTATCCAGCCTTGTGTTGTGGAAGTATCCCCGGATGTATTGATCATCACTTTCTGAATGTCGATATTCACCGCATCATAAGCTGCAGGAGCGTCTGTAAGCCTTACCTGCAGACGGGCCTTTCCTTCATTGTTTTCAGATGAATCTTTCTGACATGCAATAACACCAGTAATTAGCGACAGTACGATCAGTGCAGCGCTGAGGAATTGTTTTTTCATTCTAACGGTTTTAAAGATATGATTGCCGGTTAGACGAATTGTTTACAGGAAAGTTTAACAGCTCTCTAATGTTTTTTATGACCTTTCCCTTTATTCCCCTTGTGTTTATTAACATTTCCCTTGCCGTTCATCGGATGGCCTTTCACTACATAGTATCTCGAATCGCGGCTATCTCTTATAACGGCCTGTTTGCCATACCATCCCTTGTATTTGCCGTATTTTTCACGATAAACATCCGGTTTTAAATAAGGCCTCGGCTCATTAACAATCACCTTGTATCCGCTGTAAAGATCATAGTGATAAGAAGGTGGCAGGGCACGGGCAAATACCCATTTGTTACCATTTAAATAGATGAACTGGCGGTCCGGAATATAATAGTAGGCATCTACATCCGGTAAATAGTAATATTCAGCATAATCGTATCCCGCAGGGCCCCAGACAGGCTGACTACCAATGTTCACATTTATTTTAACCTGTGCGGATGCCGTATTCGCAAAACCGGCAAGGATAAAACAAATCCCCAAAGCTATCTTTTTCATAAAAAAAAGTTTATGTTCCCTATACTGTATCCAAATAAGGTGCCAACCGGAAAAATTTAGCAAGCCGGCTACGTATAATTAACCCATTAAAGTGTCTTAAAATGGAACTATTTTGTAAATATGATGACAAACAGAAAACCACTACAGGCGTTGCTTGCGTTCAATACCTCCCAAAGCGTTGCTGATGCTCAGCATGACGGAGCAGGATGGTACAAAGAAGCTAAATCCCTTATATTTATCCATTGGGCTAAACAGGCTGCCATGCGGAAAATCTTCTTACTTACTTTACTTTGTTCCGGCCGGTTAATGGCACAGGAAAAACTGCAGGCAGATGTGATCGTGTACGGGGGAACGGCAGCAGCAGTTACAGCCGCGGTACAGGTACAACAGATGGGCAAATCCGTGATCATCGTTTCACCGGATATACACCTCGGCGGATTATCCGCCGGTGGCCTGGGCTTCACTGATACCGGAAATAAATCTGTGATCGGCGGCCTGGCCCGGGAATTCTATCACCGTGTATACATGCACTACCAGCAACCCAATGCATGGGTATGGCAGGCAAAAGAAGCTTACGGCAACAAAGGGCAGGGCACACCTGCCATGGATGGAGCAGAGCGCACCATGTGGATCTTTGAACCGCATGTGGCAGAGCAGATCATGGAGGACTTCATCAAAGAACACCAGGTAAAAGTATACCGGGACCAGTGGCTGGACAGAAGCAAAGGTGTGGTGAAAAAAGCTGGTCGCATTGTTTCTATCACCACGCTGCAAAAGAAAACCTTCTCCGGTAAAATGTTCATAGACGCTACTTACGAAGGTGACCTGATGGCCGCTGCCGGTGTAAAATACCACGTAGGCAGAGAAGCCAACAGTGTATACGGAGAAGAGTGGAATGGCGCACAAACAGGCATCCTGCATCACCGTCACCATTTTTTAACGAACATCAGCCCGTATAAGATAGAAGGAGATAAGAGCAGCGGTTTATTACCCCGGGTGTCCGATAAAGATCCCGGCAAAAGGGGAGAAGGCGATGATAAGATCCAGGCATACTGTTTCCGTATGTGCCTTACCAATCTGCCGGAAAACCGGATCCCCTTTCCTAAACCGGAAGGTTATGATCCCATGCAGTATGAGCTATTGCTGCGGGTGTTCAAATCAGGCTGGCGGGAAACCTTTTCCAAGTACGACCCAATTCCTAACCGTAAAACGGACACCAATAACCACGGCCCTTTCAGCACGGATAACATTGGTATGAATTACGATTACCCGGATGCCACGTACGAGCGCCGGAAGGAGATCATCAAAGAGCATGAGCAATACCAGAAAGGGCTCATGTACTTTATGGCCAACGATCCCCGCGTGCCGGAAGATGTACGCTCAGCCGTCAGCAAATGGGGATTGGCAAAAGACGAATTTAAAGACAATGGCGGCTGGCCGCACCAGCTCTATATCCGTGAAGCCCGCCGTATGATAGGGATGGCGGTAATGACAGAACATGAAACCCTCAGCAAAAAAGATGTGCCTAATTCTGTTGGCATGGGATCCTATACCCTGGATGCGCATAACGCACAACGTTACGTGAAACCGGATGGTTTTGTGCAGAACGAAGGTGATATAGGGGTGGATGCTCCCAAACCTTATCGTATCAGCTATGGCTCCATCGTTCCTAAAAAGAAGGAATGTGAAAACCTGCTGGTTCCTGTTTGTGTGTCCAGCTCACATATTGCCTATGGTTCTATCCGGATGGAACCGGTATTTATGATCCTGGGGCAAAGTGCTGCCACTGCTGCAGTACAGGCTATTAATGGTAAAATAGCGGTGCAGGATGTGAAATATGAAACACTTAAATCGCAATTATTAAAAGATAAACAAAGACTGGAATTACCATGAAATTGATCAGTATCCTTTTAGCTTTTTTCCTGCTTTCATCTGCGCAGGCCAATGAACCATCCGGGTTAACAAACCTGCAATGTGAATACATGAAAGATCCTATTGGTATTGATACAAAACTGCCCCGCTTCAGCTGGGTTATGCTCAATCCCCTAAAAGGTACCATGCAGAAAGCATATGAAGTATTTGTATCCACTACGCGCGATGGAAAAGGGGACATCTGGAAGTCCGGAAAGGTGAACTCCTCTTCCGCGTTTGCTGTATACAAGGGGAAGGATTTACTGCCTTTTACCAGGTATTACTGGAAAGTAGTGACATATGACCAGTCTGATAAAATGCTTTCTGCAGGGGCCACATTTGAAACCGGCATGATGAACATGCAGAACTGGCAGGGCGCCTGGATCAGCGATGGAACAGACGTAAAGGTGAAACCTGCTGCACAGTTCCGCAAAGAATTCGAGGCAAAGAAGAAGATAAGGTCCGCCAGGGCCTATATTGCCGTGGCCGGATTATATGAGTTGTACATCAATGGAGAACAGATCGGCAAACAACGGCTGGACCCCATGTATACGCGCTTCGACCGCAGAACTTTGTATGTTACGCATGATGTAACAGAACAGTTGAAGGCCGGTAAGAATGCGATCGGTGTGATGCTGGGTAATGGATGGTATAACCACCAGTCCACCGCCGTATGGTATTTTGATAAAGCACCCTGGAGAGGAAGACCGGCTTTCTGCATGGACCTCCGCATTACTTATGAAGACGGATCAATAGAAACCGTCAGTTCTAAAAAAGACTGGAAAACCGCATTAGGACCTGTTATTTTCAATAGCATCTATACAGCCGAGCATTATGATGCCAGGCTGGAACAGGATGGCTGGAATAAGGCTGGATTTGATGATAAGAAGTGGAGAGAGGTAACACTCCGTTCCGCACCTTCTAAGAACATTGTGGCACAGGTAATGCGCCCGATTGAACAGGTAGAAGAGATCCCCGCAGCTAAACTGAATAAGATCAATGATACTACTTATGTATTTGACCTGGGCCGGAACATTGCCGGTGTAAGTAAAATAAAAGTAAAGGGAGAAGCCGGTACCGTACTCCGGTTGAAACATACAGAGCTATTGAAACCAGATGGCATGGGCGATATGTCCAATATAGACATGCACTACCGCCCAACGGATGATAAAGATCCTTTTCAAACAGATATTTACATCCTCAGTGGAAAAGGAGAAGAAAGTTTCTCTGCGCGTTTCAACTACAAGGGTTTTCAATACGTGGAAGTGACCAGCAGCAAACCCGTTTCGCTTACAAAGGAAAGCCTGGTTGGTTATTTCATGCACAGCAATGTACCTGTGCTGGGGCATGTATCTTCTTCCAATCCCATGATCAATAAATTGTGGGCAGCTACCAACAACGCATATCTTTCCAACCTCTATGGCTATCCTACAGATTGCCCGCAGCGGGAAAAGAATGGCTGGACGGGTGATGCGCATATTGCCAGCGAAACCGGCCTCTATAATTTTGATGGCATTACCGTATACGAAAAATGGCTGGCTGATCACCGGGATGAACAACAGCCTAATGGTGTACTGCCTTCCATCATTCCTACCGGCGGATGGGGTTATGAATGGGGGAACGGACCGGATTGGACGAGCACTATCGCTATCATTCCCTGGAATATCTATCTCTTCTACGGCGATACTACTTTGCTCGGTGCCTGTTATGATAACATCAAACGTTATGTAGACCGTATCGCTACAGATTACCCATCCGGCCTAACCACCTGGGGGCTGGGAGACTGGGTGCCGGTTAAATCTAAAACACCGGTAGAGCTTACTTCCACGGCGTATTATTTTGCGGATGTAACTATCCTTTACAAAGCGGCAAAACTGCTGAACAAAACTGCGGACCATCAGCAATACAAAGCGCTGGCAGAGAAGATCAAAACTGCTTTTAATGAAAAGTACCTGAATAAGCAAACCGCCATTTATGGAGAAGGTGTGCAAACGGCCATGAGTGTTCCTTTATATTGGGGACTAGTGCCTGAAGAGCTGAAAGCCAAAGTAGCAGCAAACCTTGCCAAAAGGGTGGAAGCAGATAATTTCCACCTGGATGTTGGTTTGCTGGGCACAAAAGCGATCTTAAGTGCCTTAAGTGATAATGGTTATGCAAACGCGGCATACAAAATAGCCAGCCAGGAAACCTTCCCTTCCTGGGGATGGTGGATCGTGAACGGCGCTACCACTTTACCCGAGAACTGGCGCATAGAAAGTAAGAACGATAATTCACGGAACCACATTATGTTCGGAGAGATCGGCGCATGGCTGTACAAAGGCCTGGCAGGTATCAAACCGGATGAACAGGCGCCGGGTTTCAGGAATGTTATTTTAGAACCGCATTTTGTAGAGGGCCTGGATCAGTTTGAAGCAAGGCGCCAGCTCCTGGTATCTTCCTGGAAAAGGGAGGGTAACAGTATTGTTTATGATGTGATTATTCCGGCTAACAGCACGGCTACCGTTCGTTTTGATGCAGGCAAAAGTATTACGCTGAATGGCGTACCTGTGAAAGATGTCGTAGCATTAACGTCCGGGAACCACCGTTTTATATTAAAGTGATGGCTGAAGGAATGAGCCATCAACAATGAATAATTTTGCGCCCGTATCCGTGAAAGAACGGTGGGAGCTAAGATCATCCGTTACCTGGTAGCTCATTCCTTTTTTCATGATATGCAAACTGCCATCGGCCAGTTCTGTGGTCATTTCTCCTTCCAGGCAATAAATGATATGCCCTTTCTGACACCAGTGGTCTGCTTTATATCCTTTGGAATATTCCACTACACGAATGCGCAGATCGCCGAGCTGTACTGTACGCCAATAGGCTTCACCGGTTTCTCCTTTATGGATGGTAGGTGCGATCGCATCCCAGTCTGTTGTATGAAAATCGATGTTCATAATACAAGGATAAGTGTGCCGCCAATGATGCACAGGGCACCAATGGCTGTTTTAATAGTGAGCGCTTCCCCCAGGAAAACAACAGAGAAAACGATGGCGAGCGCAACGCTCAGTTTATCTACAGATGCCACCTGCGCCACTTTGCCCAGTTGCAGGGCACGGAAGTAAAAGATCCAGGAAAGCCCTGTGGCTACACCGGATAAACCTAAAAAGATAAGATTGTTCCTGGTAAGCAGCTGGATGCCGTTTGTGGCACCCCTGAAGTAAGCAATGCCCCATGCCACAAAAAGGATCACTACCGTACGGATAGCGGTAGCCAGGTCAGAATCTACTCCCTTCATGCCTACCTTCGCAAAAATGGCCACCAATGCGGCAAAAAGTGCTGATAATAATGCATAGACCCACCACATATGAACGGTTATTTGATGTAATGTTTTTTAAACTCACTCGGATTTTCTCCCTCCAGTTTCTTAAACACTTTATTGAAATAAGAAAGCTGCTCAAACCCTGTGCTAAAGCAGGCTTCACCTACCGATCTGTCCTGCAGCAGGAGGTTCTTTGCCTGGTTGATCCTGCAGCGGTTCACAAAATCTGTAAAGGTTAAGCCCGTTTGTTTTTTGAAGTAACGGCAGAACGCAGCGGTTGTCATGTGCACTTCTTTTGCAATGAAGTTCACATCCGGCTTCAGGTGATAATTGGTATCCACATAATCGTAGATGGCAGACATGCGCTCTTTCTCTTTATGCTGCTGGTTCACTTCCTCATTCAGCTGCACCACTTCCTTGCTGGTGGCCATGATCTGGAAGATCTCCAGTAAGGTCATTAACTGCCCGAAGTGATCTTTGGGTTGCATGGCCTTCAGTTTTTCTGCAACAGTTGCTTTTGTTTGCCCTGTAAAAGACAGGCCGTATTTTGCTTTCTGAAAGAGGGCTTTAACAGCGGATAGTTCAGGGGCATTCAGAAAAGCATCGCCCAGGAAGTCTTCCTTCAGCTGTACCACTATCTGGTTGATCTCGTAGCCCAGCCCATAATCAAAATTTAAATGAGGTACATCAGGCCCTATGAAAATGAGATCGTTATCCACATAGCCGGATAAATGCTGCCCAACATGGCGGGTACCGGAACCACCTTCCACATACACAATTTCATACTCCGGGTGAAAATGCCAGAAAAAGCTCTTTTTGAAGCAGGAAGTATTCAGTTTGAAAGACTTACCGGAATCCGGCCTGATCTCTTCCAGTTGAATTTTGCTCATAGGGGCAAAATTAAGGCATTTTAAGATCAATGGAGTGCAAATAATGATCATTATAGGAGTAGGGAAACTTTCTATCGTGTAATAATTTTGTGGGCAAATGCAACTCTCGAATACCTTACCATTATCACTACCGGTCCCAAGGATCTACCGGATAGCCTTAAGCATCTTCTTTTTTGTACAGGGGCTGATCTTTGCCAGCTGGGCCAGCCGTATACCGGATATTAAACTGAAGTTCCATTTGAACGACGCGGAACTGGGCAGCCTGTTGTTTGCATTACCTGCCGGGCAAATGGCCGGTATGGCGCTTTCCGGTTATCTCGTGTCCAGGTTTGGTAGCCGGCTGATGTTATTGATAGGTGTGGTGTTATACCCCGGCACATTGATCCTTTTAGGTGCAGCGCCTACTGTAGTGTTGCTTGTTTCAGCATTGGTTTTCTTCGGCCTTTGTGCCAACCTTATCAATATCGCGGCCAACACCCAGGCCATTAGTGTGGAAGGGCTTTACCGCAAAAGCATTATGGCCAGCTTCCACGGGCTGTGGAGCCTGGCAGGGTTTACAGGAGGGCTGATAGGAAGTTTTATGGCGGCACATAAGTTTACGCCCTTTGTGCATTACTGTGCCATCTTTGCACTCACGCTACTGCTTGCACTGTTAGCCGGCCCTTATCTGCTGCCAAGGGATGCATCCCGTAAGAACAAACAAACATCCATCTTCGTAAAACCGAACAGGAATATTATTTTACTGGGTCTGATCACCTTTGCCTGTATGATCTGCGAGGGTACCATGTTTGAATGGAGTGGTGTGTATTTTCAGCAGATCGTGCATGCACCGGCAAAACTGGTGGGCCTTGGATTTACGGCCTTCATGAGTACCATGGCAGGCGGGCGTTTTGCAGCAGATTATTTCATCACAAAATTTGGTGTGAAGCGCATGCTGCAGATCAGCGGCGTTACTATTTTAACCGGTTTGCTGACAGCCGTGATATTACCTACCATTGTACCTGTTACCATAGGATTTTTATTAGTGGGAATTGGAGTGGCTTCTGTTGTACCCATGACCTATAGTTTAGCTGGCCGTTCCCGTACTATCCAGCCTGGTGTAGCATTGGCGATGGTATCCTCCATTGGTTTCCTGGGCTTTCTGCTGGGGCCGCCGTTAATTGGTTTTGTGGCAGAGGCATTCGGCCTCAGGTGGTCTTTTACCATGATCGCTGTATTAGGATTAGGGACTACTTTACTGGCAGGCAGCATTAAAAACGAGGAGTAATGGATTCACCGAAGCGGGCACGTATAGCTATTACATTATTTTTCTTCCTTTCCGGTTTCGGATTTTCTTCCTGGGCTTCCCGTATCCCGGATATTCAGCACAGGCTGCAACTGAACAATGCAGCATTAGGCGTTGTATTATTCTCATTGCCTTTGGGCTTATTATGTACCATGCCCGTAACAGGTGTACTCCTGCAACGTTACAGCAGCAGCAGGATCATGTTCATTGGGGCTTTGGCGTTTAATGGCATGTTAAGCATACTGGGATTTGTAACATCCGTATGGCAACTGGTGATAGGTTTATTCTGCTTTGGTGCATCCCGCAACCTGCTGAATATTTCCATGAATGCACAATCCGTAGGTGTGCAGGCTTTATATCAGAAGTCTATCATTACTACTTTTCATGGCGTCTGGAGCTTAGCCAGTTTCTGTGGTGCAGGTTTAGGTGGTGCCATGGTATATTTCAGGGTAGGCACTGCATGGCATTTTCTGATGGTAGGCATACTGATGGTGATACTGGGTTTCATTGCATATCCCGGCAGTTTAAAACAACCGCCTGCCACCAGCGGGAGAGGGCGTTTTGCATTACCGGACAGAGGACTGTTGAAATATGGCCTGATCTGTTTCGCCGTAATGTCCTGCGAAGGCACTATGATCGATTGGAGCGC includes the following:
- a CDS encoding peptidoglycan DD-metalloendopeptidase family protein, translated to MKCVFLAMATLLVCLHADAQQIPQEEENASEILYQKVKRPAVAPPEGPDGDENPARMKVGPLKSFTATRSIKPITQLIFIEADAPGIAKMERAGVCAQPVVEAALEPVYSSVKAHMPLYLPFKNSTTGLWQGFYYSWDNDGDGKKDAHRAIDYGKTSVAENEDPTFGVYAIAPGKVIDVKWSNGGGNYITIEHTAPDGYKYRSTHLHLRNGHDNDRAKAKGTSGKYKTFATNGTNSNLCWGTNTQKIAVKEGDNVSAGQFLAYAGNTGSGGIGVILKDDGTLKDANTRSYNVHLHFEVRVLDTRAGHSGEWVLVDPYGSYNHGGVDCYDLDATTPYARLFAPFYPSFHNVPLDLVNKYWGYYTGMGMALQTVSVDKSGSTLYAAGSFQWGIPGSWYARFYMTGTTYQTYFNTYDAQGYRPRQISVTKDGSGNPRFSAIWEKKPAGQSAASVHNQDDALFGATWKNYVETKKWHVQEHVDYTVGGKRYHAAVFVNKPNDNGFYLYYGMSGTDFDKKFDELYKNWELKSINVNGNTVGGVWRPKKNNYAAYYGMTSASYQTKFNQASSEGLRLIKVQNYDDNGRFSAIWGK
- a CDS encoding metallophosphoesterase family protein, with the translated sequence MARTFVIGDIHGALKALDQLIQKIKPKAEDKLIFLGDYVDGWSQSAQVISRLMELDAQYNCIFMKGNHDEWCESWLMGNPADPVWLFHGGRSTVASYEGISTAEKSAHIRFYNRLRPFYIDDKNRLFIHAGFASMHGPEHERYETSFLWDRTLWETARSMNKRLSKNSLLYPRRLQLFHEIYIGHTPTINYNKFTPMKAANLWNVDTGAAFYGKLSALDIDSKKVIQSDPPQQLYPGEKGRNP
- a CDS encoding DUF4382 domain-containing protein, encoding MKKQFLSAALIVLSLITGVIACQKDSSENNEGKARLQVRLTDAPAAYDAVNIDIQKVMINTSGDTSTTQGWIELPMLHPGIYNLLDFRNGIDTVLADMEVPAGRINQIRLILGPNNSVVIAGVEHELKTPSAQQSGLKLKLKADLTAGILYRLYIDFDANRSVVTAGNSGQYILKPVIRTYAEATGGSLKGFVLPKEALAQVWAIQNTDTLLALPDVLTGYYFFGGLNAGSWKVVFDAQAPAFRDSTINVNVTSGVVTNAGTTTLIP
- a CDS encoding GNAT family N-acetyltransferase, whose translation is MLTLNFDPYPVLTTERLVLRKLRESDADEVFYLRSNRELMQYIPRPLQKNREDAKTLIQSNLELIQRNEAINWAITVKEEDKLIGMIGLFNVEAENLRCEVGYLLHHNWHGKGIMAEALAAVLDYGFRVLKLHSVAALIDPANIASARLLEKNNFTKDAYFKENLFYEGRFMDTIIYSLLTPFR
- a CDS encoding FAD-dependent oxidoreductase, whose product is MMTNRKPLQALLAFNTSQSVADAQHDGAGWYKEAKSLIFIHWAKQAAMRKIFLLTLLCSGRLMAQEKLQADVIVYGGTAAAVTAAVQVQQMGKSVIIVSPDIHLGGLSAGGLGFTDTGNKSVIGGLAREFYHRVYMHYQQPNAWVWQAKEAYGNKGQGTPAMDGAERTMWIFEPHVAEQIMEDFIKEHQVKVYRDQWLDRSKGVVKKAGRIVSITTLQKKTFSGKMFIDATYEGDLMAAAGVKYHVGREANSVYGEEWNGAQTGILHHRHHFLTNISPYKIEGDKSSGLLPRVSDKDPGKRGEGDDKIQAYCFRMCLTNLPENRIPFPKPEGYDPMQYELLLRVFKSGWRETFSKYDPIPNRKTDTNNHGPFSTDNIGMNYDYPDATYERRKEIIKEHEQYQKGLMYFMANDPRVPEDVRSAVSKWGLAKDEFKDNGGWPHQLYIREARRMIGMAVMTEHETLSKKDVPNSVGMGSYTLDAHNAQRYVKPDGFVQNEGDIGVDAPKPYRISYGSIVPKKKECENLLVPVCVSSSHIAYGSIRMEPVFMILGQSAATAAVQAINGKIAVQDVKYETLKSQLLKDKQRLELP